The Coffea arabica cultivar ET-39 chromosome 9e, Coffea Arabica ET-39 HiFi, whole genome shotgun sequence genome has a window encoding:
- the LOC113710081 gene encoding probable beta-D-xylosidase 5, which translates to MTLEEKVQQIGDTAKGVPRIGLPRYEWWSEALHGVSNVGQQGSKASFFDDVVPGATSFPMVILTAASFNETLWKTIGQVVSTEARAMHNVGHAGLSFWSPNINVVRDPRWGRALETPGEDPFVVGRYAANYVRGLQDVEGTENVTDLNSRPLKVAACCKHYAAYDVDNWLGVVRESFDARVREQDMIETFVKPFEMCVKEGDVTSVMCSYNRINGIPACADRRLLKDTIRGEWDLHGYIVSDCDSIEVMRDRHKWLNDDAEDAVSQALKAGLDLDCGSFYSDYGANAVTQGKVREADIDEALRNLYFVLMRLGFFDGSPKFDNLSKDHICSQDHINLAIQAAREGIVLLKNDNQTLPLDSQKIKTIAVVGPHANATDAMIGNYAGVPCRFTAPIDGFQQYGKVTYATGCQGVVCKNDTMIYPAVRAALNADASVIVAGLDLSIEAESLDREDLLLPGYQTELINQVATRSKGPVILVIMSAGGVDITFAKNHPNISAILWAGYPGEEGGHGIADVVFGAYNPGGRLPLTWHKNEYVDMLPMTSMPLRPIDSLGYPGRTYKFFNGSTVYPFGYGLSYTTFNYSLAATKRSLDIKLNKYQHCRQINYTDAAFQPSCAGVLIDDLESCDNQNVEFSVEVKNTGERDGSETILIYWSPPSEIRDAQIKELVAFNKVFVQAGQSAKVKFNLNACKSLRYVDYKGYSLLASGRHTIAVGDNILSFPLSINYEVSE; encoded by the exons ATGACCTTGGAAGAAAAAGTGCAACAAATTGGTGACACTGCCAAGGGAGTCCCTAGAATTGGTCTGCCCAGATACGAGTGGTGGTCGGAAGCATTGCATGGTGTGTCCAACGTCGGCCAACAAGGAAGTAAAGCATCATTTTTTGATGATGTTGTTCCTGGTGCTACTAGTTTCCCCATGGTCATCCTCACCGCTGCATCTTTCAATGAGACACTATGGAAAACAATTGGTCAG GTTGTCTCTACTGAAGCAAGAGCGATGCACAACGTAGGCCATGCAGGACTATCGTTTTGGAGTCCAAATATCAATGTTGTGAGGGACCCTCGTTGGGGGAGGGCTTTGGAGACGCCTGGGGAAGATCCATTTGTCGTAGGGAGATATGCTGCTAATTATGTGAGAGGGTTGCAGGATGTTGAGGGAACTGAAAACGTCACAGACTTGAACAGTAGACCCCTAAAAGTTGCTGCCTGTTGCAAGCATTATGCAGCATATGATGTCGATAATTGGCTTGGAGTTGTCCGCGAATCCTTTGATGCTAGA GTGAGAGAGCAAGATATGATAGAGACTTTTGTGAAACCGTTTGAGATGTGTGTTAAGGAGGGTGATGTGACAAGTGTGATGTGCTCTTACAATCGTATCAATGGCATTCCGGCCTGTGCAGACCGAAGACTTCTAAAAGACACCATTCGAGGAGAGTGGGATCTCCAtgg GTACATTGTTTCTGATTGTGATTCTATTGAAGTTATGCGTGACCGTCATAAATGGCTTAATGATGATGCAGAAGATGCAGTTTCTCAAGCATTAAAAGCTG GTTTGGATCTAGACTGTGGAAGCTTTTACTCAGACTATGGTGCAAACGCTGTAACCCAAGGGAAAGTGAGGGAGGCAGACATTGACGAGGCCTTAAGAAACCTCTATTTTGTTCTCATGAGACTTGGGTTCTTTGATGGTAGCCCAAAGTTTGACAATCTTAGCAAGGATCATATCTGTTCCCAAGACCATATCAATTTAGCTATTCAAGCTGCAAGAGAAGGCATTGTTCTTCTAAAGAATGATAACCAAACTTTGCCACTGGACTcgcaaaaaattaaaactattgcCGTGGTTGGGCCACATGCGAATGCTACTGATGCCATGATTGGCAACTATGCAG GTGTTCCATGTAGATTCACTGCACCAATTGATGGATTCCAGCAATATGGGAAAGTCACATATGCAACAGGGTGTCAAGGTGTTGTTTGCAAAAATGATACCATGATCTACCCAGCCGTGCGTGCAGCACTAAATGCAGATGCCTCCGTAATCGTGGCAGGGTTAGATTTATCTATCGAGGCTGAGAGTCTGGATAGGGAAGATCTCCTCTTACCTGGTTACCAAACTGAACTAATAAATCAAGTTGCTACCCGCTCCAAGGGTCCAGTCATTCTTGTAATCATGTCTGCTGGTGGTGTCGACATCACATTTGCCAAGAACCACCCAAATATTAGTGCAATTCTTTGGGCTGGATATCCTGGTGAGGAAGGTGGCCATGGCATTGCAGATGTTGTTTTTGGGGCATATAACCctg GAGGAAGATTACCTCTTACATGGCATAAGAATGAGTATGTTGACATGTTACCCATGACATCTATGCCATTAAGGCCAATTGACAGCTTAGGCTATCCAGGCAGAACGTATAAATTTTTCAACGGTTCTACTGTATATCCATTTGGATATGGTTTAAGTTATACTACATTCAACTACTCATTGGCTGCCACAAAGAGATCACTTGATATCAAGCTGAACAAGTATCAACACTGCCGTCAAATCAATTACACTGATGCTGCTTTCCAGCCTTCTTGTGCGGGTGTGTTAATTGATGATCTTGAGTCATGTGACAATCAAAATGTTGAATTCAGTGTTGAGGTGAAAAACACTGGGGAAAGAGATGGAAGTGAGacaattttgatttattggagTCCTCCATCAGAGATTAGAGATGCCCAAATTAAAGAGTTAGTTGCATTCAACAAAGTTTTTGTTCAAGCTGGACAGAGTGCCAAAGTTAAATTCAACTTGAATGCTTGCAAGAGTTTGCGGTATGTTGACTACAAAGGTTACAGCCTTTTGGCATCTGGTCGACACACTATTGCTGTTGGAGACAACATTTTATCGTTTCCTCTTAGTATAAATTATGAAGTTTCTGAGTAA